Proteins encoded in a region of the Mycobacteriales bacterium genome:
- the crcB gene encoding fluoride efflux transporter CrcB, which translates to MTALLVALGAAVGAPLRYLTDRAVQGRLGSRFPWGTFLVNVLGCFVLGAVAGSATLPAGVVALVGTGFCGALTTYSTFSWESLRLAEDGEWWRSAAYVLGSTVVGLGAAAGGWLLV; encoded by the coding sequence GTGACGGCGCTGCTGGTCGCGCTCGGGGCCGCGGTCGGGGCGCCGCTGCGATACCTGACCGACCGGGCCGTGCAGGGCCGGCTGGGGTCGCGGTTCCCGTGGGGAACGTTCCTGGTCAACGTCCTGGGCTGCTTCGTGCTGGGCGCGGTGGCCGGATCGGCGACGCTGCCGGCCGGGGTGGTCGCGCTGGTGGGGACCGGGTTCTGCGGTGCGCTCACGACGTACAGCACGTTCTCCTGGGAGTCGCTGCGGCTGGCCGAGGACGGGGAGTGGTGGCGATCGGCCGCGTACGTGCTGGGCAGCACGGTCGTCGGCCTCGGTGCCGCGGCCGGGGGATGGCTGCTGGTGTGA